The genomic region ACTACGATTCCACTTCCCAAATCCCCATCTTACTTTCAGTTTTGCAGGCCAAACCGATACCAAAACCACCGCCAGTTTTCATTTCCTACGTTTCTTTgataaactctctctctctttctctctaaggGCTCCCTGTATACCAGCCCTAGATTGCAGTGCCCACTAGCAACTATCACTATCAGGCTGGCAGTTATATGGACCTTCTATCCTTTTGTGCTTTTAGCTGCTATACATCATGTTTCTGATGCCCTTGTGGGAAAATTTTGGTTCTGAGTCACAGATATGTTGGTCCCAAAAGCTTAAACGATGTATATAAGATCATACAGAATCCATCCTTATTTTAGAGATAATCCAATGTATGATACATTCTTGCATTGCACTATATATGGTTATTAATTAAGCATGTACGGAAGGGCAATCTTCATACTCATCATATTCCAATTAAATTTCATATTGCTGATGGCATGGCCGAAATGGAACAAGGAAAACATGCATATTCTATATATTCACCATTGAGCTAGCTGTGGCAGCTCGAAAATAACTCTTGGGAAATTGTGCTTACTAGCCTTTTACAAATACAACAACTAAAATTAGCCGCGCTCTCAAATTGCAATCTTTACTAacttttttgataaaaatatcCTCAATAGTGTGTCAATAATGTATTAATATTGTGTTGATACTTTATTAACTTGAgggtattttcgtccaaaatggCTAAAAGAGATTGCATTTTGAGAGTAGTGCTATTTTTGGTTGGTGAATTTGTGAAGGGGCTACGAAGCCCAATTGCCATAACTGTTCTGCCATGAGTTTAATAGCTCACATGACAAGAGATATAGAGAGGAATACTGAAACTCATATACTCACTCGTGAGCTAGTTGTGGCATCTCGAAAATAATTCTCTTATCTTGGGTTCAACAAACCATGTGACGAGAGagataaagagaaatattaaaattgCTTGTGATATTAACAGAGTTTATCTATCGTGTAATAAGTCTTGTGGGTTGGAGAGTTTGTCTCAATAGCTATTAACACCATCAATTACTTATCATAGATTGTCATGGATTTGACTATTTTTAAATGTTGAAGTGGCTATATTTTTAGATGATTAGAAAGAGAATAATTCTTTCGATTATAATGTGTGTAAGAAAAGAGGATGACACAACATTACGTGTAATTGTTAAGAAGGAATAACTCCTTACATAACGAAAAATAGTGTAATTTCCATTCCAAAAAGTATAATTTTCCTACATGTGTATGGGGTCCACCCGTATCTCACCTGATTATTGCCAAACGCCTTCTGTAGGAGATTTTACAGTGTGCTAGaattattttgcatgcatgtttaATTCTCTTGGTGGACAGCAACTGcatgaaaatttgttttttgttttaatgaaaaaaaagttaattactGCATTAATAATATAAGAACCACCTCCCATTGTGAGTGTTTTAGCactttattcaattcaaaatattGGTGTCATTGAAATAGATTTATTTGAGGAAAGTCTGATCATTTCTGTTGTCCATGTCTTTctgtatgtgtgtgtgagagagagagagagagagagagagagagagagagagtaacaaGATTAACTACCGGCTATCACAGGGATACATTATGAAGACTAAAAGGGAATTTGTAgaatagaaagagagaaaggaCAAACAGAAAATTGTGAAATTTTGATCACACAACTGGAGAATACTATACTTAATTAAACCTTTAATTACTAACAAGCCTAATTAAGTAGACACCCAATAGGGCTCCCAATACTTTAACCATCCTTTCTCCTCACACTCACCACCACCCTCTTTGCACCTGCTTGGCCTTTTAAACTTGTCCATTCCCTCATCACCCCCAACATTCAAACTATTCCCATCCACCTCCTCACCTTCCATCAAGCACACAATTGATctcttcccttcttcttcttcttcttcttcttcttcttcttcctcctccagttcttcttctttattttctcCGACTTCTTCTTGATCTTGTTCTGCTTCCTCCTCATTGATGTCATTTTCACATGCTTCATTTTTACACCCTTCATTGTATTCATGAGTGGCTGCTGCTTCTCCTGAGTCAAAACTGGGAGAAAAGGTTTTTGAAAAGCACAATCGAAGATGGCCATTGCTCCTTTCAGCTTGGAAGAATGTATGACTTAAAGGGGCCTTGACAGCCTTCATGATCAGCCTACCATCTTCCCTGTGAGGCCTAACTTGTAGAGAATCCTCACCACTTATTGTTGTCAACGGAGGTGGGAAACCATGAATATTATTCACCTTTTTTCCACCCGAAAATTTAGGTTTATGTTGTCGCTCCCTTGGCACAGCATTCGATTCTGATTCAGGCATTGGTGAGAAAATGCTGAAGCTTTCTGTGATAATGGCGCCGGTCTCGCAGGCTAAGTCTTCGGTGCACATCTCCAAGCTCTTCTCATTTAGCTTGGTAACTGATGAGCTCCTGTAAAACCTAGGAGGGGTGTAATTATTTTCTTCGTCCACCTCAGCAGTAGGGTTTTCTAGTGAGGGTTTGGAGATAGCTTGGAGGAAACTCCAGCCACCCACCAAGTCAGATTTTTCGGAGGTGGCCTTATTGCTGTTGATTTCCTCATAATTATTGCATTTCTCTTCAGAGAAACAACCTCTGATTCCTAATTCTTGGGTGGGAATTGGAGAGATGTGATGAGCTACTGGTGCCGAAAACTTTAGCCTTAGGGTTCTTGGCTCCACAAGATGATGAGACTCCAGGCATGACTGCAGACCTTGGCACACGATTGTCGCCATATACGATGacaattttcaccaaaattttaAGTGGGAAATGACGTCTTTAGCTGGAAAATgctatgaaagaagagagagaggggaaatAGAGACTTCAGATGAAAGGTCTTGTTGTTTTGTGGTGTGTGAGAGACAGGGAAAACAGAGGACTCTGTTTCGGGTGTTTGGAAATTAGAAGGAAGAGAGGTTTCTGTGTTgtttggggagagagagagagagagagagagagagagagagagagtggagagAAGAGAGGAAGGAGGGGATTGAGCAGAGTGATAAGAGAGGGTGTGGGGTGGGTATTTGTAGTCCGAAGTGGAAGGTATAGAGCTCAGAAGGAGAGGTGACCCAGGTGGGCAGGGGGCCTTTTTTGCACCACTTGAATTATACAAATTTTAATATGGTAACACACTACAAATAGGCAAGAAAAGGAAATTTTAAAATAGTCCTAACCTTTAAGAGAGTGATTCAGGTTCactattttttatcttttgtacATTCCTcttaatttcagtttttgttttttctttaatttgttcaaTCTGTCATTGTTTCAGAGGGGGGGTCTTTAATTTGTTCAATCTGTCATTGtttcgggggggggggggggagggggggggtgtgggggtGGGTCTAGCGGTCCAATATTAATGCTCGTTCCCAACTTATTCACTTCCTAGCCTAGCATGTGTGAGGTTTTCACAAAAAGCTCTTGTGCAATTAGAAGTGAAACCGAAGTTACATTCTGTTTTGTAGGGTTTCCAAGATGGGACTTTTCACATTCTTCAACATACCCCCTCACTGAGGTCACTCTTTAGTGAGCCACATGTGCATCCAATCTTACACTAGTCacctttatgttttttttacttttgtttagGCAGCAGAATATGAAATGCTCACAATTGGAAGGGTCAGGTCAAGGTCGAGGTCATTGTTCAAAATAGTAATCATGCTGATATTATTGGGTTGTGTTTACAGTGCAATAAAGAATGTGGTTATTCAATATATGTTATTATTTGTCATGGCTAAGTTTTCAATGTAGGATTACATTATTCAATACTCCTCACGTAGAACTGTGTCTTTACTGGGCCACACAAGCAACTAATTTCACATCAATGACCTCTTCTTTCTTTATTCTCAAGGAGTGGAAAATTTATGGTCAGCTCTTGGTCATTATTGGAATGGTATGTCAAGTCCAGCTCAGTTATCATGTCATTGTTTCACCATCGGATCAACGATCCATTACTAATTATATCGATATTGTCTTAACTCAATCATCTATACAAATTGGCAAGTAttgaattttatcataaaagatTTCAGTGTAATTAGAAGTGGAACCATTCAATATAGTTGTAACTATCATGTCAAGTTTCCAACGTAGGATTACAATCTTCAACCCACTCCAATTGCTAGAAGCAAAAAAAGCGAAATGTGTTGGAGGTGAAAAATAGTGTACATAAATCattttccaacttttttttaaaactcCAATTAACTTTTTTGCTTTTAAACTTTGTGTTTTCTCtttattaataatattaaaatttgaattaataTGAGGATTTCGAAATTTTCAgcagaagatttttttttattctttctcaAATCTCATGTAGACTAAAATGTCCTTATATGGGCATGCATGAATGAATATAAAGAGAGAGACAGATGGAATTTATCATTTCTTCAAACTTAACATATTTTCCcattcatttccaaatgaaAGCCAACAAAAGGGCAAGGGAGAAAAGGAATCCTCCAAAAATTTATTGACAGTGATATTGCTTTTTCTCTTTCTGAAATATAGTACTTACCAATTAAATACCTGAAATCACTATCTGCTGTCTGGtgaccagtttttttttttatgatccATATGCCACACAAGTCTGGCATTAATAGTATGTAAataaagaggaaaaagaaatatatCAGCACACACCCTTCGACATTACTAGATTTgcacatatttatatattatgctGACCGCAGATTGTATACACACAATCAACTTAGGAATATAGGGGGACATATTTTCTTGTACCAGATAACTTGCTATACTATTATCAGGTATCAGCTTATGTTTTATTTGAATGTGTAGTCCAAATTGACAATTTAACGACATAAAATACTAGACTTCTTGTCTCTTAAGATGCTCTTGTTGTAGAAAGGGATCACTTGTAGATACCTTTGGGTGCTAAAGGGGTGTCCTAAACTAATAATACAATGTCATAAGAAAGTTAAACCACATGAAACTATAATATTGGCTCGAAATGCCACCGTAACATTTTACAAGGGTGGGTGGGTGTAGGTACGTAAGTTTCCCCGTATTGCGAGATGGTAATATATAATGTACAGTTGTTCATAAGGGTTGATTCTTGATAGATGATCTGACCACAGAACATTACTATTATATGCATGTACAAGTAAAGCTCGACTTATAAACAATTAGTCTAACGAGAGAACATTACCCTAGATCGAAATCTACGTGTTATTCTATATACCAGGCCTAGATAGGAAGATTCATACTGCATGCATCAAGAGGGGGGGAAGACTGTCAGCGCAGCTGCATACATCAATAATTATGTTTGTAGAAATACAATTTAATTAATGTCAGCAGGGAGACACAATCCCACGGGCATATTTTCCTATGGATCTTTGAAACAAGGAGAGGGTGATGGAGTGAGTCCCACTTCAATATAACCCTGCAAAAACTAGCCTATCTTGTTCAAATAATGTCATAATATTGCCTCATGCCTGCCTGGTCGGAATATTTGTCAACGCAACCACTGAACATCATATTTTCGATTCGAAGTTTGCGACCTACCCACCACACAATTTCATTGAAATCATGTTTCAATTTGATTCAAACCTTGAAACTTGAAGGAATCTCTCAAAGGTAAggcctttaattaattttttttttatttttcaattttagtttttgaaagGCCATGTGGTtccagtttttttcttttctaatcaCCCAACTTGGTGGATTGTCCAAAAAAATTGGTTTGTGTTAACAATTATTATGTTCCTGCCGTCACTTTGCATCAATCCCACAAGGCCATAGAACCTGTACATGAATCTTAACTCCCTGTAGAGCCACTGAACTAACTGTACGGCCATCTTAGGTAGACATGTTAAAAGCTAGCTAAGTCCACTAGGTTACCCTTTTGTTTGTCGGCCGGCGAGGCTATGTTTgaataagaaaattttaaattttaagggaTTGAGTCTAAATTAGTACGATGGATCAAAATGTAGATAAAGGTGATCAGTTACGCTTTTTATATGAACATCTCTCACATGTTTATGTATTGTAGATAAAGTCTTCTTTAGGATCGTAGGGGACTTTTTTCGCCAAGGACGGTTGCTCAGAAAGCACCTTGGGATTGCCGACGAAGGAAGAGTTGCTTGACCGCGAGGAAGGCCCTAGACAAGTGATAAAAGCGTTGCTAATTTACTCTATCTACATTTTACATTCCATTTGttactaatttggactcaatcTCTTGAGACTTGAGAAATTCCTCACTCAAACAAAACCTAAATGTATCTCTCTctcaaaagaaaaacttgagTGGAGACTTTCGTGCCAAGTGGAAAAATGAGGAGAGACAGAGCTATGTACAGGCCATAAACTAGCATCCTCCTAAGCATGAAAGTCTAGCTCTGCCACTAAGCAAGAGTGGTTGGTACTACCTAATTAAACATAATATGCGTTTCAAATTTAATTCTTTATTCAAACTTCTTAACATTTTATGTTTTAACTAAACATTGCATGTATGTCACTCATCTTTCCACGTGACTGGAAAGTCCTCATGCTGAAACACAAGCACAACTGCAAAAGTAATCGATGTTGCCTATAGTTAAAACATAATGTGTTTCAAATTTCTGGCTATAATTCAAATTGCAAAGCACATATTATTCTAACTAAACACTGCATACATTTTGACCTAAAAAACACTGCCTAGTGCATACGTATCACTCATCCTTCCACGTGTCATGATGAACACTCTTTATATCAAAGTCCCCCAAGAAAGGTCTTAGATGGCTATAATTCAAATTGCGTAGCACATATTATTCTAACTAAACACTGCAAACATTTTGACCTAAAAAACACTGCCTAGTGCATACATATCACTCATCCTTCCACGTGTCATGATGAACACTCTTTATATCAAAGTCCCCCCAGAAAGGTCTTAGATCTCTCTTGGTCTAAAAGATCAAAGGCTTGCTTATTGACCAAATGGAAAACCAGCCCAAGCTAAAGAAGCTATAACCACTTGTGCGCGCGCacacaaaaaccctaaaccatGTGGGAAGACAACAAGTGACCTACCCTAAACGCTAAAGCATACCTAGAAGAGTCTAGGACCATTGCCTAAAAATGTTGCTTTTAGGAGTACTGGTTGCTCCTACTAGAGGGCGTTTTGTGGTGGTGAATGATGTGGGTTTCCCAGTATAGAAATGCTGGACCAGAAAGCTGCGCAATTGGAGGAAAAGTAAAAAGGAAACCAGCAGGAGCATCGGGCAATCAAAACTTTTTATGTGTACCTGCTGACATATTATGCCATTTGCATGTTGCCTTGTGTGCTTATAACTTATATGTATAATATTATCAAAATTAGATCATACTGACGTCAAAAGTGTACTGTTTAAAACCATTATTTGTTTCATATTAATATATACCGACCTCTTCTGTTCAAGTACATACTATAAAAACATGCGTTCTCGTAATTTTATTTcactatttttctttattattttacatataaattgaTATGAGATGTCCAAGAGCCTGAAGAGGCCAAGACTTTGCATGAGAGCGCATGCTGAGGTCGTCGAGCTgactttcttttaaattatcaGTTGACAGATTAATTAACGAATAAATTCCTCATTTAATTACTAATGGGAGGATTAATTAAGTTAAGGATAGAAAAAGCATAATAATACAAGAAATCAC from Pyrus communis chromosome 4, drPyrComm1.1, whole genome shotgun sequence harbors:
- the LOC137730718 gene encoding protein FANTASTIC FOUR 1-like, with the protein product MATIVCQGLQSCLESHHLVEPRTLRLKFSAPVAHHISPIPTQELGIRGCFSEEKCNNYEEINSNKATSEKSDLVGGWSFLQAISKPSLENPTAEVDEENNYTPPRFYRSSSVTKLNEKSLEMCTEDLACETGAIITESFSIFSPMPESESNAVPRERQHKPKFSGGKKVNNIHGFPPPLTTISGEDSLQVRPHREDGRLIMKAVKAPLSHTFFQAERSNGHLRLCFSKTFSPSFDSGEAAATHEYNEGCKNEACENDINEEEAEQDQEEVGENKEEELEEEEEEEEEEEEEGKRSIVCLMEGEEVDGNSLNVGGDEGMDKFKRPSRCKEGGGECEEKGWLKYWEPYWVST